A stretch of DNA from Dioscorea cayenensis subsp. rotundata cultivar TDr96_F1 chromosome 4, TDr96_F1_v2_PseudoChromosome.rev07_lg8_w22 25.fasta, whole genome shotgun sequence:
tccaaaattttattttatttttcaatgtcatccaagtttttcaaattttattattgatataatttaattaatatataattttaaagtaatataatttaatttaaattaagttgattcttatttcttcatcaattggatatattattttttttagcaggaaaatattatataattttttaaaaaaattaatgatgtactatttattgaattttatataattttttaaaaatatttaaataacttatttaaaaattttaatctaattattttattaaattattaaatatttttgttatatatatatatatatatatatatgtgtgtgtgtgtgtgttgtgataattaaatttatatggtaaataattgaaatgataaaatgaaatgctTGTGGATctcatattataataaatatcacGATGAGAGATAATTTAATGtgtaaaagtttaataaattgatgagaTGGCATAGACATTAAATCTGTGTATTATTTAAccattaaagatgttttaaCTTTGTtgtgatattattttaaatcaaaattaataaaaaggttATATGCTATAATTTACCATTCTACTCATCCAAGAGAGAATAGCATAGATCAATGGTTTTTCCAAACTTACATATTTCAATTCCACTGCTATTCTTATCTAAGTTGCTATGACTAAAAGTAGATGTGGTAATTATAACAAATGCATCTcatctatatacatatataccaaaaataataataataaattaataactactcatatttaaaaaataaaaataaaataacaaaactaattttttcCGCCTgtcatttattaataaatatatttttttttccaacgaCATAAgattattagtatttataaCTAGGAATCCATGATCACCATTATCCAGTTGGACACCACTTGTAACCTTTTGCTGGCCCTCACTTATCGAATTATCCTTAACATtgctttttatttcatattttattcgaAACCAACTAATAATGTATAGTTTTGGCCCTACCTTAAACATAAGGGATGGCCTTGAGTACAAGTGCTGACTTTTTACGTAGGACTATTCCAAAGGACTCCTCCATGTCAACATCTTCATCCTCCATGCCCTCTGGCATTTCCCAATCAAACCCATGCAAAAGATTAGCTAGTGCAAGCTCCACTACAACACTCCCCAACCCTACACCAGGGCACCCTCTCCTCCCTGCCCCAAATGGCAACAACTCAAAGTTGTGTCCCTTATAATCCACCAAACTTTTCTCAAACCTCTCTGGCTTGAACTTCTCTGCATCTTCCCACTTCTCTGGGTCTCTCCCTATTGCCCACACATTCAACATCACTCTTGTTTTGCATGGCACTGCATGCCCATTAATGGTGCATTCTTCTCTGGCTTCTCTTGGGAGGAGAAAGGCTGCAGGAGGGTGCAATCTTAGGATCTCTTTCACTACCTGTTTTAAGTATTTGAGTTGATGAAGCTCACTCTCCTCCACCTTTCTTTTTGAAGATCCTACTACTgttcttatttcattttgtgCTTTTCTTCTCACTTTAGGGTTCTTCATTAGCTCTGCCATCCCCCATTCTAGTACTAACGTCCCCGTATCGGTCCCGGCAATGAATAAATCCTGTATATAGATCATGCATTATCATATCTCGGCTTGAAGTTAAAGATCagcttgaatatatataattaatttttttttctattctggATCTAACTTAATTATAAGTAAAGGCAAAAACTAGCACTTCGATCTGTAAAATTGTGATCTAACTCACCATGAGAAAAGCTTTGATACTTTCTCTAGTGATCGGGATCTCCATCGAAGAATCATTGTGAAATCGAAGAAGTGTGCTTAAGAAACAGCCTTGATCATTGCCATCTTCGATAATGTGGGCATCGATAACTTCATCGAGGAAATCATCGATCTTCTTGAAGCACTTCTTGAACTTACCATGTAAACCAGTGAGCAAGTTAATCCACTCCATGGATGGAAAGAACTCTCCAATGTTGAAGTGTCCCATGAGACTAGTCCATTCAGTGACAAGCTCATGAAACTTACTTCTCCCACACTCACCGTCTTCCTCAAACCTCTTACCAAACACTTGTCTACATGTGATGTTATTCAAGAGACAAAGAAGCATATCACTAAGATTCACCAAACCATAATTATTGCAAGATGAAGAACATTGATGCCTTATAGTATTCATTAGGGTTTGAATCTCTTCCTCTCTTATAGGCTTGAGAAGTTGAACTTTGGAAGAGTTAAGAAGATGTGAAGTACATAACCTTCTTGCTTGCTTCAAATACTCATTGTAGGGAGTGAAGGCAATGTTAAGCCCTCCGTAGAACATCTTCCTAGGTTTGCTCAGAGGAGGCCTAGTGCAGAAGATGATGTCCTTAGTTTTAAGGACTTCTTCAGCCGTGTCTGCGGAGGAGACAACAATAGTCGGTAGTTGGCCTAGCCGGAGGTACATGGCTGGCCCGTATATCTTCGAAAGACGACAAAGAGTTTGATGTGGCTGAAACCCTAATTGATGAAGGTTACCAATTATTGGTAGGCCCCGTGGTCCAGGAGGGAGTTTAAACTTCCGGTAAGCTCGTCGGAGCTTTAGAAGTATGTTCATGAACACATGGAGTGCTAGGATTAAGGTTAGGGTTACTACAAGGTAAGCCATTTCTATGTTACAAATTTGTTGCATGTCATGGGCTATATTTATAGTATTGAGGAGGGCACACATGCAATTCACGTTTTGGGTGAAATGGGATCTTGTTTTGTGGATGTAATGCAAGATAAAGACTTATGTGTGATATGTCCATGTATTATTTCCTGACTTCTCACATGCATGGTTTATAATTGAAGACAAATGTGTCCAAAAAATAGTGATGTTTGTGGCCGGTATGATATCATGGGACAAATGTGATTAATTATTTGTCCAGTTCCTAGCTACTCCGATGTTGAAAGAAGATATTTATACAATTTATACTTGTGGACACTATTTGTGGATTCAAAATGAACAAGTATAAATGTGCACACACGTTGAAGAAATATTCAAACTTGTGGgcactattttgttttatagcAAACATGACTAAATATATTAAGATTTGAACACAGTGAgaatttaaatgtttaataatatattctACCTAATTATTGATAAACACTATATAGATAGATAATCTCAAAGGAACTATGTTATTATTGGaggcaaggatcacaaacaactCTATTTGACAGGATAATTCAGACAAACATCATGAACCAAAATGAAAACTagataaaaactcaaaaaaacgaaaacaaaacaaaaacaaaacaaaaaaaaactctaaaaacaacacacatatacatatgaTAAACTTCAGTAACTAAAAAGAAATGGGTTAGCTGAGTCATGTTGATACATGTAGGGCTCCAAACAACCGCACCACTTAACCAGATTcgtgcctcgaacttaaaccgTTTCCCTGATCTTTAAATCCCAGCCGTCCTTCACAAACACAATCCATGCTTTCTCCttttgcctcgaacttaagccACATTGCTTGATCAAGAGCATCATCACTGTCCAATCTTTCCCTCTGATCTTCTAATGACTTCAAcgaaccaaggttgtcagacccggcccgggcattgaTCCGGCCAAATCCAGAGTCAGGGGTCGATGGGTTCAatcgggtcgaaccggggttaaACCagagtcaataataaaatattaaaaagtttataataataattaataatgataaaaaaataatataacttatattttaataataaaaaaacacaattaatttaatacaagatttaaaatttaaattatatatatttttctatttcaaaaatatctaaaagataattttaatatttaaaattttagttttattatatactatctgtgggctcctttcttttcgcacggcctttgattagggttagaccggttaaaaagcacggatcacaaatcaaattttaattatttttatatttcagatgattgcagATTCATAACTTCTATTAAGgacaagcccctaatattaattaccccagacaatgtcatgggaacctccgattaagaaacaagtgtgaatgagaaataacTAAGTAaacataacaatttttttattaatttcaaagatgcatatgAACATATAATCATAGGCGAGAATACAAAAGTAAGAGAGCTATTCTCTAGGAGAGCTTGACAAGAGAGTTTTTTAAAAGAGAGAGccatttttatcatgctcttcaaactttTCACTGCTTTGGTGGCAGCTCTTGACTCCTTTACTGAAGGTATGTCGGAAGACCCTTTTAGCTCTGTGAATATGATTTCCCTcggtttcttcttttttttacgTAGGCTTGTATCTTGACACATCACTTAGCTCTCAAGCTgcggccactctacatttatgagttgcctacttggtcatTTATGCTTCTTTTATTGCCGAAGACATTAGCCTTTTgcgcttgtaaaatctccagctccttgacttgtgaaactcctcaggTCTTTGACTTTTTTGTGTCTTAAAACTTCAAAGTTGCATTTGTCATTTACATGATGCATTTAGGTCTCGACTCTacaatgcttttgagccttgaccattagATCTTTTAAGTTGTGACCCCTCAGCATGGCTAGAGTCGTTACTTTGACAATTTTGACTTTGCTTTTAAAATGGATTTCAAGCTAtaattatgaacttgatttccATTAGTTAAGTCACCAGATGAGTTCTCTAATTCATTTTTGCGAAAAGAGGCCTCCGATGAGACTTCAGAAAAATTTTTTGTcagctcttctttctttttttaatgaatgctTTCGAAGAGAtgtgaacttttcatttttctttctcttttttcttttacccTTCCTTTCACttcaagaaaaatttttttactcttcttttcattccacTCTTTTTACTCAAATGAATGTcaaaaagacctcaaagtgagcttgaataGAGATTTGTTTTATGAAAATTGCTCTTTATCCCAAGAGTGTCCGAACCTCGAGGTGgatttagagaaattttatgaaaaatttctcattaccccaagaaagtcatgacctcaaggtggaattagagaatttatgaaaatttctcgttgccccaagaaagtcaagacttcaaggcgGAATTAGagaatattttatgaaaatttccatTACACTAGAAGTCAAGACTTCAGATGGAGttagagaaatttatgaaaatttctacCCTGCCCAGAAAAGTCAAGACTTGAtgtggaattagagaatttatgaaaatttctcgaTTCACGAAAGTCAAGACttgaggtggaatgagagaaatttatgaaaatttcaaaaggaGATAACCTCGCTCAATAAAATCATCCatcatcattcaattttttttatcctatcctttatatatattcttttccctttattcaatttttccttctcttttcttctcttttttttcacccTTTCATTTTTCcccctcttctctttttcactcaccctttcatttttttcctcttttatttttatttttttctcttctctctttttttattcttccttcatttttcctctttttttttccttctctttttttcattcatcctttcatttttcatttttttccctcttctcttttttctacTCACCCTttcatttttcactttttcaCTCTTCCTTCATATAACAAAAATGGCAAGAATATTCCAATTCAATCATGAAAAAAAGCTACAAGAATGTCTATAATGAAATACCCATGTTATAAAAGCATGTCATTCCAAGATCAATGCATCCGAGCGACCCTTAGCTTAGTTTTCCACTTACCAAACTCGGATGCCTAATCCTAAATCCGacgaaagataaaaaaagaaaattgcttAGGCTTGTACCATAAGAATACCAGGGGCCACCAGAATCCATCGCACACCAGCAGCCGCAAGAATAACAGCACTGTTTTGACTCCACGACAATGGTGATGTGACCGCAACAAAAAGCTTTACATCCTCATTCTTGCATGAAGTAGACGTGACCTTCTCGGATGATCACCATCCTGCTAGCGCCTTGCCACTAAAGCGATCGGACTTTTCCTTCCCCTCCTTTTTCACGAGTCCTTAAAaaactgtttatatatataataataataataataatataataaataaattaaatgtatttcctaatttacacaaaatattcaaaatattcaaatctcaaggctgtctaaaatacacaaatctcaggaccagtcgagagcaccgatctcaagatggtctaaaa
This window harbors:
- the LOC120258154 gene encoding cytochrome P450 71A1-like, translating into MNILLKLRRAYRKFKLPPGPRGLPIIGNLHQLGFQPHQTLCRLSKIYGPAMYLRLGQLPTIVVSSADTAEEVLKTKDIIFCTRPPLSKPRKMFYGGLNIAFTPYNEYLKQARRLCTSHLLNSSKVQLLKPIREEEIQTLMNTIRHQCSSSCNNYGLVNLSDMLLCLLNNITCRQVFGKRFEEDGECGRSKFHELVTEWTSLMGHFNIGEFFPSMEWINLLTGLHGKFKKCFKKIDDFLDEVIDAHIIEDGNDQGCFLSTLLRFHNDSSMEIPITRESIKAFLMDLFIAGTDTGTLVLEWGMAELMKNPKVRRKAQNEIRTVVGSSKRKVEESELHQLKYLKQVVKEILRLHPPAAFLLPREAREECTINGHAVPCKTRVMLNVWAIGRDPEKWEDAEKFKPERFEKSLVDYKGHNFELLPFGAGRRGCPGVGLGSVVVELALANLLHGFDWEMPEGMEDEDVDMEESFGIVLRKKSALVLKAIPYV